One Neodiprion pinetum isolate iyNeoPine1 chromosome 1, iyNeoPine1.2, whole genome shotgun sequence genomic window carries:
- the LOC124210627 gene encoding uncharacterized protein translates to MLALRLILISVTSLLVYSEDSTTSIPNDLPALLTVASHRDDTDASTDHHRHGRMSLHAELPASKAKREQALRNILAAKRRQALAQRPGDQLRGVSATRLRADVPKDATDVLEGQETRHGVYVAAPGESKVEIGAQEEASEPLIGTAVRKAERDSSLMEGSGNLTSKNSESGKQTAETTDLGHDDRTTVGTEIRHRASSGFSRSGHISTTRNGSQHLQRVGGAKIASGSEPDPRKSSSNNTVMMSDSLYKHFRPVESNVPIEEMTQFLYFGQKLSPETQNTTSSNSVEVTPTVSPVSNSRRRFVGKRLSTTTTQVPVPTLEEIINEEMNIAVEKQTIERNKIPNLKVSAFRNPSASSLYYRKPPTKPADPTIVSNVIGAPETRNASESDAVAKGEGRPADPSAHASSVDQVLGEPPVQGKGGSASHEAGASGNAAGEDGSTQISNETRNLGPSVATSSGGGETGYQEDSGSVVNGHAVGYPSEKVTLTSPKDDEPPRMASTATTDHPERRRSTTLRIVVGETSTSKVGEDRGNLALPGAGSPPVALPAQQHVYAYTITNVTRLLRNYSGPGVSSKEEGEQHRQQGPAPLGTAEISDGSSSGIVATRSRSDLSAGSAAEGVTTLEGEQSSDRSGDHGPRSDPDAASRGETSIRTPLEVNKPRIPDSEAGQRDQSSVGPVSAEFSDEINARDVDQRMLLKSASAVLNQRPSEEPIGKGARHRNQPRRHNFRADQRGSKNHRRPSPVRNEEGEPDSRQFAHSEETDKSTAVRSDTSKTSNESLHSNRPTGNVTQSYEGPKSVNGKRNFEESLGQMTPDMLVEQSLRRDSAVTDNNAAPDMQHLDVTTKPSDARNLTRVEENFDGSKGNGGNDKPNGYSEVRVTSSKSEISGGSYFNSSNDGVASEQPGDRAQVLRDDASQVEARGGTIDQRPEPTATSGKETVTVQSTIPPSLFSVTPRILSAEDVPTEKKGNAVTVEESVTQVPVIRTTNLSEANRPFGIAEDLSPSEIQQMYRSPNTVRPEVTTIPNPEVQTSEEGEGEGEGGSPSLAVTKPNGSRSGGNLNGQGTVSVERSPEVRGRNLSDKSRDKDNVLPIMHLYNGTSIFNETSSPASRSSSHGIETLPVILPVAGQEGQRDEKGPSSVTATSPATAGSLPDVETAKSKAHEHPPPPAGRNPGAQRLPDSLSNKPDNSTRHQADQPAPHEPGEPSYSNRGSGLASAGVGTNRTRHQWPTHQTPVPMFNSSTFDPAVNRTYLASEGDTVATQETVAVVSYILATLVVFPIAVGVGLILRRLIIRNRKMLEESDTSSEISCRKDGLNLEKGDFKTSIEKAITKLPRIQHLCHEGEKPPPPPSQESRWEFPRDKLRLQTVLGQGNFGQVWKAEADDLTGHQGTTRLVAVKTVKEGASSREKEDLVRELEIMQQLGNHPNVVTLLGCCTEEEPHYLILEYVMYGKLLAYLRDHRTRQDFYNFSEDSAALTSRDLTVFGYCVARGMEYLASKKIIHRDLAARNVLVDHNKLCKIADFGMSRFANEDGEIIETRHGRNALPIRWMAPESLIYSLFTTKTDVWSFGILMWEIVTLGSTPYPDMTAREVMRNVQSGYRLERPSHCRSELFRVISRCWQADPDRRPEFQVLRRDLAQLLEDNMNGHYVDLESFASECTD, encoded by the exons ATGCGTCCACCGATCATCACCGCCACGGAAGAATGTCGCTGCACGCTGAGCTGCCCGCGTCGAAAGCGAAGAGAGAACAAGCGCTCCGAAATATCCTGGCGGCCAAACGTCGCCAAGCCTTGGCGCAGCGTCCTGGCGATCAGCTGCGAGGCGTGAGCGCGACTCGGCTGCGCGCCGATGTGCCAAAGGATGCGACCGACGTCCTGGAGGGCCAGGAGACCAGACACGGCGTCTACGTCGCGGCGCCCGGTGAATCCAAGGTGGAGATTGGGGCCCAGGAAGAAGCATCGGAACCGTTAATCGGAACTGCGGTCAGAAAAGCCGAGAGGGATTCGAGCCTGATGGAGGGAAGTGGAAATCTGACATCTAAGAATTCTGAATCCGGCAAACAGACCGCGGAGACGACGGATCTCGGTCATGACGACAGGACGACGGTTGGAACAGAAATCAGACACAGAGCATCGTCTGGCTTTTCGAGGAGCGGGCATATTTCTACGACTAGAAACGGTTCCCAGCATCTGCAGAGGGTCGGCGGAGCTAAGATCGCGTCCGGGAGCGAACCTGATCCTCGAAAAAGTAGTAGCAACAATACAGTGATGATGTCCGACAGTCTGTACAAGCACTTCCGACCGGTGGAAAGCAACGTGCCGATCGAAGAGATGACGCAGTTTTTGTACTTCGGTCAAAAGCTCAGTCCTGAAACGCAGAATACGACGAGCAGTAACTCCGTCGAAGTTACGCCGACGGTTTCCCCGGTTTCGAACTCGAGGAGACGCTTCGTCGGGAAGAGGCTCAGCACGACGACGACGCAGGTCCCAGTTCCCACCCTGGAGGAAATCATTAACGAGGAGATGAACATCGCGGTTGAGAAGCAGACCATCGAGAGGAACAAGATCCCGAACCTGAAGGTGTCCGCCTTCAGAAATCCAAGCGCCAGCAGTCTCTACTACCGAAAACCACCGACGAAGCCCGCCGACCCGACGATCGTCTCGAACGTGATCGGGGCTCCGGAGACGAGAAACGCGTCGGAAAGCGACGCCGTCGCCAAGGGCGAGGGACGCCCCGCGGACCCGTCCGCTCACGCATCGTCGGTTGACCAGGTGCTCGGCGAGCCGCCGGTCCAAGGGAAAGGGGGCTCAGCATCCCACGAGGCTGGCGCATCTGGGAATGCAGCCGGGGAAGACGGCTCGACCCAGATATCGAACGAGACGAGGAATCTCGGTCCCTCGGTCGCGACGTCGAGTGGCGGGGGGGAGACGGGGTACCAGGAGGATTCAGGGTCCGTGGTAAACGGGCACGCGGTGGGGTATCCTTCGGAAAAAGTGACGCTGACGAGTCCCAAGGACGACGAACCTCCGAGGATGGCTTCCACCGCGACGACCGATCACCCGGAAAGAAGGCGAAGCACGACCCTGAGGATAGTCGTCGGCGAAACCTCGACGTCGAAGGTCGGAGAGGATCGCGGAAACCTGGCGCTTCCAGGTGCGGGCTCTCCACCTGTCGCTCTGCCGGCGCAACAACACGTGTACGCTTACACGATAACCAACGTGACGCGGCTGTTGCGCAACTACTCCGGACCTGGGGTAAGCAGCAAGGAGGAAGGCGAGCAGCACCGGCAACAGGGACCCGCGCCACTCGGGACCGCCGAGATAAGCGACGGCTCGTCGAGCGGTATAGTGGCGACGCGGTCGCGGTCCGATCTCAGTGCCGGCTCAGCGGCTGAAGGAGTTACAACTTTGGAGGGGGAGCAGAGCAGCGATCGCAGTGGGGATCACGGGCCCCGGTCAGACCCAGACGCAGCATCCCGCGGTGAAACCTCGATTCGAACGCCGCTCGAAGTAAACAAGCCTCGAATACCGGACTCGGAAGCCGGTCAGAGGGACCAGAGTTCCGTTGGACCAGTTTCCGCCGAGTTTAGTGATGAGATAAACGCCCGGGACGTGGATCAGCGCATGCTGCTGAAATCGGCCAGTGCAGTGTTGAACCAGAGACCCAGTGAGGAGCCGATCGGCAAAGGCGCTCGTCACCGGAACCAACCTCGCAGGCATAACTTTAGGGCGGATCAACGAGGATCGAAAAACCACAGGCGACCATCGCCGGTGAGGAACGAGGAAGGTGAGCCGGATTCGAGACAGTTTGCGCATAGTGAAGAGACCGATAAGTCGACAGCGGTTCGGTCGGATACGTCGAAAACCTCTAATGAGTCACTGCATTCCAACCGACCCACGGGTAATGTTACACAAAGTTACGAGGGGCCCAAAAGCGTAAATGGGAAACGTAATTTCGAGGAAAGTTTGGGACAAATGACACCAGACATGTTGGTGGAACAATCACTGAGGAGAGACTCGGCCGTGACGGATAACAACGCTGCTCCTGATATGCAGCATTTGGATGTCACTACGAAGCCTTCGGATGCTAGGAACCTCACGCGGGTTGAGGAAAACTTTGACGGATCGAAAGGAAACGGTGGTAATGACAAGCCAAATGGTTATAGCGAGGTCAGGGTGACTTCTTCCAAAAGTGAAATAAGCGGTGGTAGTTATTTTAATAGTTCTAATGACGGTGTTGCTAGCGAGCAACCCGGTGATAGGGCCCAGGTTCTTCGTGACGATGCTTCCCAAGTGGAGGCGAGAGGTGGAACGATTGATCAGAGACCCGAACCGACCGCGACTTCGGGTAAAGAAACTGTAACAGTACAAAGTACAATTCCACCGTCGCTTTTCTCGGTTACACCGAGGATACTGTCGGCGGAAGATGTGCCGACGGAGAAAAAGGGGAACGCGGTCACCGTCGAGGAGTCGGTCACGCAGGTTCCAGTTATCAGAACGACGAATCTCAGTGAGGCGAATCGGCCCTTCGGGATTGCCGAGGATCTGAGCCCGTCGGAGATCCAACAGATGTACAGGTCGCCGAACACGGTAAGACCCGAAGTGACGACGATCCCAAACCCAGAAGTACAAACGTCGGAGGAAGGCGAAGGTGAAGGTGAAGGCGGATCGCCGTCGTTGGCGGTCACAAAACCGAATGGTTCTCGATCCGGGGGAAATTTGAACGGTCAAGGAACCGTGAGCGTGGAGAGATCGCCGGAAGTCAGAGGCAGGAACTTATCGGACAAGTCGAGAGACAAGGACAACGTCCTGCCCATAATGCACCTGTACAATGGAACGTCGATCTTCAACGAAACCAGTTCTCCGGCCTCGAGGTCGTCCTCCCACGGAATTGAAACTCTGCCCGTAATACTTCCGGTCGCCGGGCAAGAGGGACAACGAGATGAAAAGGGGCCGAGCTCGGTTACCGCGACTTCGCCTGCAACCGCAGGTTCACTACCTGATGTGGAAACGGCAAAAAGTAAGGCTCACGagcatcctcctcctccggcCGGCCGCAATCCCGGCGCCCAACGACTTCCTGATTCCTTGTCGAACAAGCCAGACAATTCAACCCGGCACCAGGCAGACCAGCCGGCACCTCACGAACCCGGAGAACCCTCGTACTCCAACCGAGGAAGCGGCCTGGCGAGTGCCGGTGTCGGTACAAACCGAACTCGACACCAGTGGCCAACCCATCAAACCCCCGTGCCCATGTTCAATTCCTCGACGTTTGATCCTGCTGTGAACAGGACGTACCTCGCCTCCGAAGGCGACACGGTCGCCACTCAGGAGACGGTGGCCGTCGTCAGCTACATCCTGGCGACCCTCGTCGTCTTTCCAATCGCCGTTGGCGTCGGACTGATCTTAAGAAGACTGATTATTAGAAATCGCAAG ATGCTGGAAGAGTCGGATACGTCATCGGAGATAAGCTGTAGGAAAGACGGTCTGAATCTGGAGAAGGGAGACTTCAAGACGTCGATCGAAAAGGCGATAACAAAACTGCCTCGGATACAGCACCTG TGTCACGAGGGAGAAAAACCGCCTCCACCTCCGAGCCAGGAATCCAGGTGGGAATTCCCGCGAGACAAACTTCGGCTGCAGACGGTCCTAGGTCAAGGAAACTTCGGGCAG GTATGGAAAGCCGAGGCCGACGACCTCACCGGTCACCAGGGCACGACGCGGCTCGTCGCCGTTAAGACCGTCAAGGAAGGCGCGTCCTCGAGGGAGAAGGAGGACCTCGTTCGGGAACTCGAAATCATGCAGCAGTTGGGCAATCATCCGAACGTCGTCACCCTCCTCGGCTGCTGCACGGAGGAAG aacCCCATTACCTTATATTGGAGTACGTTATGTACGGAAAACTGCTCGCCTATCTTCGCGATCATCGGACCAGACAAGACTTTTACAATTTTAGCGAAGATTCCGCGGCTCTGACTTCCCGAGATCTCACCGTCTTTGGCTACTGCGTTGCGAGGGGCATGGAGTACCTGGCTTCGAAGAAG ATTATCCACAGGGATTTGGCCGCTAGAAACGTGCTGGTGGATCACAACAAACTCTGCAAAATAGCCGACTTTGGTATGTCGAGATTTGCCAACGAGGACGGTGAGATTATAGAAACGAGACACGGCAGGAACGCTCTTCCCATCAGATGGATGGCCCCGGAATCTCTTATCTATTCACTTTTCACCACGAAAACGGACGTCTGGAGTTTCGGGATCCTGATGTGGGAAATCGTGACTTTAG gtTCTACGCCGTATCCTGATATGACGGCGAGAGAAGTGATGCGGAACGTGCAGAGCGGATATCGCCTAGAGCGGCCTTCGCACTGCCGAAGCGAACTCTTCAGGGTGATATCGAGGTGCTGGCAGGCGGATCCGGACCGAAGACCCGAGTTCCAGGTCCTCCGAAGGGACCTGGCGCAGCTCCTGGAGGACAACATGAACGGACACTACGTCGACTTGGAAAGCTTCGCCTCCGAGTGCACCGACTGA